A window of the Coturnix japonica isolate 7356 chromosome 12, Coturnix japonica 2.1, whole genome shotgun sequence genome harbors these coding sequences:
- the WDR82 gene encoding WD repeat-containing protein 82 has translation MKLTDNVLRSFRVAKVFRENSDKINCFDFSPNGETVISSSDDDSIVLYDCQEGKPKRTLYSKKYGVDLIRYTHAANTVVYSSNKIDDTIRYLSLHDNKYIRYFPGHTKRVVALSMSPVDDTFISGSLDKTIRLWDLRSPNCQGLMHLQGKPVCSFDPEGLIFAAGVNSEMVKLYDLRSFDKGPFATFKMQYDRTCEWTGLKFSNDGKLILISTNGGFIRLIDAFKGAVLHTFGGYNNSKAVTLEASFTPDSQFIMIGSEDGKIHVWNGESGMKVAVLDGKHTGPITCLQFNPKFMTFASACSNMAFWLPTIDD, from the exons ATGAAGCTGACGGACAACGTCCTGCGGAGCTTCCGCGTGGCCAAAGTGTTCCGCGAGAACTCGGACAAGATCAACTGCTTCGACTTCAGCCCCAACGGCGAGACCGTTATCTCCAGCAGCGACGACGATTCCATCGTGTTGTACGACTGCCAGGAGGGCAA ACCAAAGAGAACGCTGTACAGTAAGAAGTATGGAGTGGACCTCATCAGATACACACACGCAGCCAACACAGTTGTGTACAGCTCCAACAAGATAGATG ATACAATCCGATACCTCTCTCTGCATGACAACAAATACATTCGGTATTTTCCTGGGCACACCAAAAG AGTGGTTGCCCTTTCAATGTCTCCAGTGGATGatacttttatttctggatCCCTTGATAAAACTATTCGACTCTGGGATCTTCGCTCTCCAAATTGCCAG GGCTTAATGCATCTCCAGGGGAAACCAGTGTGTTCTTTTGACCCAGAAGGATTGATTTTTGCTGCTGGAGTCAATTCTGAAATGGTGAAGCTTTATGATCTCCGCTCTTTTGACAAG GGGCCATTTGCTACGTTTAAGATGCAGTATGACCGCACATGTGAGTGGACAGGCCTGAAGTTCAGTAATGATGGCAAACTCATCCTTATATCAACTAATGGAGGATTCATTCGATTGATTGATGCCTTTAAAGGAGCTGTCCTGCATACATTTGGG GGATATAACAATAGTAAGGCTGTCACGCTGGAGGCATCATTCACACCAGACTCTCAGTTCATCATGATAG GTTCAGAGGATGGCAAGATTCATGTTTGGAACGGGGAAAGCGGGATGAAAGTGGCAGTACTGGATGGGAAACACACAGGCCCTATAACCTGTCTGCAGTTCAACCCCAAATTCATGACTTTCGCTAGTGCGTGTTCAAATATG GCCTTCTGGTTGCCGACGATTGATGACTAA